One region of Estrella lausannensis genomic DNA includes:
- the rlmN gene encoding 23S rRNA (adenine(2503)-C(2))-methyltransferase RlmN, whose protein sequence is MQTKLSALDLSSEEWNAWLMERGHPRFAAAQIMRWIFCKGVVNPSDFTNLSLKLRDELAASFSFELPLVDSVLNSSDASQKVLLKTCDGQLFEMVIMPADGRVTLCISSQVGCKMGCGFCQTGKMGFKRNLTSGEILSQLILANRFLNEAGRPNVSNVVFMGMGEPLDNYEAVVKACQIMIHKDFFALSKHRVTVSTSGLVPEIRRLGVDLPVRLAISLHSPDDVKRSTLMPINRRYPLDELKKALLEYPAPDRYGITFEYIMIDSLNDSIEDAKKLVRFVHGLKVKVNLIPMNPFPGSPYKASSKENIRAFQLYLSDRSIPAPVRYSRGPDVSAACGQLAAKRKDELEMDPRVLHRQRRALKVIQ, encoded by the coding sequence ATGCAAACGAAACTCTCAGCCCTGGATTTATCAAGTGAGGAATGGAATGCCTGGCTCATGGAGAGGGGCCATCCGCGTTTTGCCGCAGCGCAAATTATGCGATGGATCTTCTGCAAAGGCGTTGTCAATCCCTCCGATTTTACTAATCTCTCCTTAAAACTGAGGGATGAGCTCGCCGCCTCTTTCTCCTTTGAGTTGCCTCTGGTTGATTCTGTCTTGAATTCATCAGACGCAAGTCAAAAGGTTCTCCTGAAAACGTGCGATGGACAGCTCTTTGAAATGGTGATCATGCCGGCAGATGGCCGTGTAACCCTCTGTATCAGTTCGCAAGTGGGATGCAAGATGGGCTGCGGTTTTTGCCAGACGGGAAAAATGGGGTTCAAACGCAATTTGACGAGCGGTGAAATCCTTTCCCAGCTTATTTTGGCCAATCGCTTTTTAAACGAAGCGGGCAGGCCGAACGTCAGTAACGTAGTTTTTATGGGCATGGGAGAGCCTCTTGATAACTATGAGGCGGTTGTTAAGGCGTGTCAGATAATGATCCACAAGGATTTTTTTGCACTGTCCAAGCATCGAGTGACAGTATCCACCTCCGGGCTTGTGCCGGAAATCCGTCGCTTAGGAGTTGATCTGCCGGTACGCTTGGCAATTTCTTTGCACTCGCCGGATGATGTTAAACGCTCCACGCTGATGCCCATCAACCGCCGATATCCTCTGGATGAGCTGAAAAAAGCGCTTCTGGAATACCCGGCTCCCGATCGTTACGGCATCACGTTTGAGTATATCATGATCGATTCTCTGAATGATTCGATCGAAGATGCCAAAAAGCTGGTCCGTTTTGTGCATGGACTGAAGGTCAAGGTCAACCTTATTCCTATGAATCCCTTCCCGGGAAGCCCCTATAAGGCATCCTCGAAAGAGAATATCCGCGCCTTCCAGCTCTATTTAAGCGACAGGTCGATTCCCGCTCCTGTGCGTTATAGTAGAGGTCCTGACGTCAGCGCAGCCTGTGGGCAGCTCGCTGCAAAACGAAAGGACGAGCTGGAGATGGACCCGAGGGTCCTGCATAGGCAAAGACGTGCCCTAAAAGTCATTCAATAA
- the hflX gene encoding GTPase HflX encodes MALENIYEKNELSTTGVILVSSYFEHWEKDSCLEHLNELKLLCDTLGLKTLDRMACHTRKVSASLFISTGKLEELKEKIQATGADLVVFDDEISPAQQRNLEKELKVHVIDRTEVIIGVFAERAETKEARLQVELAEVKYQAPRLKRLWTHLSRQAGTAGGGAGGGAGGGGYLKGEGEKQIEIDRRIIKRRIDRLEKEIEEVRGQRQVQRQMREKGGIPVFAIVGYTNAGKSTLMNALTDANVFVEDKLFATLDTKTRKFVLDNNQELLLVDTVGFIRKLPHQLVAAFKSTLEEAVKADILIHLVDSSHPNAIEQAKTTMQVLEELGAKDKPVITVLNKIDKLEGDAEISRLRLLYPKTVRISALQRVGFEELKEAIQREIEALRKVVQFKIPQSEYQIVSEIMRLGRVIHQDYEENDVLIKAEVPLFLAEKFRVYAQVN; translated from the coding sequence ATGGCTCTTGAGAATATCTATGAAAAAAACGAGTTGTCGACGACAGGAGTTATTTTAGTTTCGTCTTATTTCGAGCATTGGGAGAAAGACTCCTGTCTTGAGCATTTGAATGAATTGAAACTTCTTTGCGATACGCTCGGTCTGAAGACGCTAGACCGGATGGCGTGCCACACCCGTAAAGTCAGCGCATCTCTATTTATCAGCACTGGGAAGCTCGAAGAGCTGAAGGAAAAGATCCAGGCCACCGGCGCCGACCTCGTGGTCTTCGACGACGAAATCTCTCCCGCGCAGCAGAGAAACCTGGAAAAAGAGCTTAAAGTTCATGTGATCGACCGGACGGAAGTGATCATCGGTGTCTTTGCCGAAAGAGCGGAGACAAAAGAAGCGAGGTTGCAAGTTGAGCTCGCTGAGGTGAAATACCAAGCGCCCAGGCTTAAAAGGCTTTGGACTCACCTCTCGCGGCAGGCAGGGACGGCCGGCGGGGGTGCCGGTGGCGGCGCCGGAGGGGGCGGCTATCTCAAAGGCGAGGGTGAAAAGCAGATCGAGATCGACCGCCGTATCATCAAAAGGCGCATAGACCGACTTGAAAAAGAGATCGAAGAGGTCAGGGGGCAGCGGCAAGTACAGAGGCAAATGAGAGAGAAGGGGGGGATTCCTGTCTTCGCTATCGTCGGCTACACCAATGCGGGCAAGTCGACCTTGATGAATGCCTTGACAGACGCTAATGTCTTTGTTGAGGACAAGCTCTTTGCCACTTTGGACACCAAAACCCGCAAATTTGTTTTAGACAACAACCAGGAGCTTCTCTTGGTAGACACGGTAGGGTTCATCCGCAAGCTTCCTCACCAGCTTGTTGCAGCATTCAAGAGTACTCTTGAAGAGGCTGTCAAGGCAGATATTTTGATTCATCTGGTCGATTCCAGTCATCCGAACGCCATAGAACAGGCCAAGACCACGATGCAGGTACTGGAAGAGCTGGGAGCGAAGGACAAGCCTGTGATCACAGTCCTTAATAAAATTGACAAGCTGGAGGGGGATGCGGAGATCTCCAGGCTCCGTCTTCTCTATCCCAAAACAGTGAGAATCTCAGCCCTGCAGCGCGTGGGATTTGAAGAACTTAAAGAGGCTATCCAGCGGGAAATTGAAGCTCTACGGAAGGTAGTTCAGTTCAAGATTCCCCAGAGCGAGTATCAGATCGTCAGTGAAATCATGCGACTTGGCCGGGTTATCCATCAGGATTATGAGGAGAATGATGTCTTGATCAAGGCGGAGGTTCCCCTATTCCTGGCGGAAAAATTTCGTGTCTATGCGCAGGTAAATTAA
- a CDS encoding MBL fold metallo-hydrolase yields the protein MHGRFLFLGTGGSMGVPVVGCSCPVCLSESVKNKRLRSSGLLEVDDKRLLIDCGPDFRQQALSHRIHQIDGCLITHLHHDHTASIDELRCYTMKEKHPLPCVLSKETADDLKRRFDYIFRGDEARLVSKVQLQELEEERGSLSLRGVPLSYMTFEQAGVKVTGFRMGHFAYLSDIKTYPETIFEDLAGVRVLVLSALRLTPSPLHFSVDEAVDFARKAGAKETYLTHISHDLDHEKTNAYLPQDIRMAYDGLLINF from the coding sequence ATGCATGGGCGTTTTCTCTTTCTTGGAACCGGCGGCTCTATGGGAGTGCCCGTTGTGGGCTGCTCTTGCCCGGTTTGTTTATCGGAGAGTGTGAAAAACAAGCGCCTCCGCTCGTCGGGTCTTTTGGAGGTTGACGACAAGAGGCTGCTTATTGATTGCGGGCCTGATTTTCGCCAGCAGGCGCTATCCCATCGGATCCATCAGATTGATGGCTGCTTGATTACTCACTTGCATCACGACCACACCGCCAGCATCGACGAGCTGCGCTGTTACACAATGAAAGAGAAGCATCCCCTGCCATGCGTTCTCTCTAAAGAGACAGCCGATGACTTGAAAAGGCGCTTTGATTATATCTTCCGTGGCGATGAGGCGCGGCTTGTCTCGAAAGTTCAGCTGCAGGAGCTCGAGGAAGAGAGGGGAAGCCTCTCGCTCCGGGGGGTGCCTCTCTCTTATATGACGTTCGAGCAGGCAGGTGTCAAAGTCACAGGATTTCGCATGGGACATTTCGCTTATCTTTCCGATATCAAAACCTATCCTGAGACAATATTCGAGGATCTCGCGGGGGTGAGAGTGTTGGTTTTAAGCGCGCTGCGCCTGACGCCATCTCCTCTGCACTTCAGTGTTGATGAAGCGGTTGATTTCGCAAGAAAGGCCGGTGCAAAAGAGACCTATCTGACGCATATTTCCCACGATCTCGATCACGAGAAAACAAACGCCTACCTGCCGCAAGATATCCGCATGGCCTATGACGGTCTTTTAATCAATTTTTGA
- a CDS encoding NAD(P)/FAD-dependent oxidoreductase, which produces MKIAIAGAGFAGLSVAWHLAFHATKHHQITVFDPHSFPGGASSTAAGLVHPFSGKRGNLAKWGEEAFQAALNLFEEAKKYQSQDFVLHRGMLRLAMTKEQELDYKNSALTHSHLRWFEKEECRQHFPLLSPLPGLFVEKALAIDPQLYLEALKLGLKAKRVSFVDKSISDKEDLHSFDAAVIACGYKTCELTHGFDIPFRFLKGQGFEFALPNGVLPFKYAINGDLYAVMLRDQKRLFVGATFERGNADPAADLEVAKEKIYPKLKAMIPSLAEQEPLAIRSHVRLTTASHMPYVHRLEKNTWVFSGLGSKGLLYHAFLGKRLAGEIDSL; this is translated from the coding sequence ATGAAAATCGCAATCGCCGGTGCAGGGTTCGCCGGTTTATCCGTGGCTTGGCACCTTGCCTTCCATGCGACAAAACACCATCAGATCACCGTATTTGATCCCCACTCTTTCCCAGGGGGAGCATCATCGACTGCTGCCGGCCTCGTCCACCCCTTCAGCGGCAAACGGGGCAATCTGGCCAAATGGGGCGAAGAGGCCTTTCAAGCAGCCCTCAACTTGTTTGAAGAGGCTAAAAAGTACCAAAGCCAAGATTTCGTCTTGCACCGCGGAATGCTTAGGCTTGCTATGACGAAAGAGCAGGAGTTGGATTACAAAAACTCGGCATTAACACACTCTCACCTCCGCTGGTTTGAAAAGGAAGAGTGCCGCCAACACTTCCCCCTCTTATCTCCCCTTCCCGGGCTCTTCGTGGAAAAGGCCCTGGCGATTGACCCACAGCTTTACCTTGAGGCGTTGAAGCTAGGGCTTAAGGCAAAAAGAGTATCATTTGTCGACAAAAGCATCAGCGACAAAGAGGATCTACACTCCTTTGATGCGGCTGTGATCGCTTGCGGCTACAAAACTTGCGAGCTAACCCACGGATTTGATATCCCGTTTCGCTTTCTGAAAGGCCAAGGCTTTGAATTTGCGCTACCGAATGGTGTTTTGCCGTTTAAGTATGCGATCAACGGCGACCTCTATGCTGTGATGCTCAGGGATCAGAAACGGCTCTTTGTAGGTGCGACATTCGAAAGGGGAAATGCAGATCCTGCCGCCGATCTTGAAGTCGCCAAGGAGAAGATCTATCCAAAACTGAAAGCCATGATACCGTCTCTTGCCGAGCAAGAACCTCTGGCAATTAGGTCGCATGTGAGGCTCACCACAGCCTCTCATATGCCCTATGTCCATCGCCTTGAGAAAAACACCTGGGTCTTTTCCGGGCTTGGCTCAAAAGGGCTTCTCTATCACGCATTTCTTGGCAAGCGCCTCGCCGGGGAGATCGATTCTTTATAG
- a CDS encoding citrate (Si)-synthase, translating to MANEKDEVLFSITKEQLETGLRGYPVGYCTSSSVDPMKGLFYVGKPVSEMTEWQPERVMFLLLFGFDGSPKEIEEFSKEIKERSKLSNELKEAIWKLPRKAHPMRLFSIALLLLGTFEGTSDWREDCLNVVAKVPLLAAEIIHHHAGWGPVKPVDPKLGYMQNFTQMLSVPGANYENLAEAFRLFNILHYDHGGGNLSTFIGKAVSSSLEDMYGSLAAAMCALAGPRHGRANQDCLEFVQQALEVLGEGADEAQVEQYIRNRLDKNELIFGFGHAVLRVEDPRAQVFYQLAERKYGKNPLVKIATMIRKCGKKVLSENPKISDPNPNVDAISGVVLSAAGFPYPHYFTLLFGTSRAVGIARQIVHDRVEARDGKGTPIVRPKYLYKAPTPQVFGFREMNLSK from the coding sequence ATGGCGAACGAAAAAGATGAAGTATTATTTTCCATCACAAAAGAGCAGCTGGAAACTGGCTTAAGGGGATACCCTGTCGGATACTGCACATCATCTTCGGTAGATCCGATGAAGGGGCTGTTTTATGTCGGCAAGCCTGTGTCTGAGATGACGGAGTGGCAGCCGGAGCGTGTGATGTTTTTACTTCTCTTCGGTTTTGACGGATCTCCCAAGGAAATTGAGGAGTTTTCCAAAGAGATCAAAGAGCGCTCAAAACTTTCAAATGAGCTTAAGGAAGCAATATGGAAGCTTCCCAGGAAAGCGCACCCGATGCGCCTTTTCTCGATCGCGCTTCTTCTTTTAGGAACTTTTGAAGGAACTTCCGACTGGAGGGAAGATTGCCTCAACGTTGTCGCAAAAGTACCTCTTTTGGCAGCCGAAATCATTCATCACCACGCGGGGTGGGGGCCTGTTAAGCCCGTAGACCCAAAATTGGGTTACATGCAGAACTTTACACAGATGCTTTCAGTTCCCGGCGCCAACTATGAAAATTTGGCAGAGGCGTTCCGTCTGTTTAATATCTTGCACTACGACCATGGTGGGGGCAACCTGTCAACCTTCATCGGAAAGGCGGTGTCGTCGTCTCTCGAAGATATGTATGGATCGCTTGCCGCGGCAATGTGCGCTCTTGCCGGACCGAGGCATGGCCGGGCTAACCAGGATTGCCTGGAGTTTGTGCAGCAGGCTCTTGAAGTGCTCGGCGAGGGGGCGGATGAAGCCCAGGTGGAGCAGTACATTCGCAACAGGCTCGACAAAAATGAACTCATTTTTGGATTTGGACACGCAGTCTTAAGGGTAGAGGATCCAAGGGCGCAGGTCTTCTATCAGCTGGCCGAGCGTAAATATGGTAAAAATCCGCTTGTGAAGATCGCGACGATGATCCGCAAGTGCGGTAAAAAAGTGCTTTCCGAAAACCCCAAAATCTCCGATCCAAACCCCAACGTGGATGCTATATCGGGAGTGGTATTATCCGCGGCCGGATTCCCCTATCCTCATTATTTTACGCTTCTTTTTGGCACATCCCGTGCAGTGGGTATCGCACGCCAAATTGTGCACGACAGGGTTGAGGCTCGAGATGGCAAGGGAACCCCGATCGTACGGCCGAAATACCTCTATAAGGCGCCAACTCCCCAGGTTTTTGGGTTCAGGGAGATGAATCTTTCCAAGTGA
- a CDS encoding malate dehydrogenase translates to MKPVMNVVLTGGAGQIAYSAVFRIAAGEMLGKDQPINIRLLDIEDKKQEAAGVKMELDDCAFPLLKEVSIHSDPMKAFEGVDLALLIGAKPRGPGMERSALLAENGKIFVEQGRALNQVAHKNVKVIVVGNPCNTNALIAMREATQLNPRNFFAMTRLDQNRAAYQMAAKAGVSITDISKMIVWGNHSSTQVPDYYNAKVKGKPAVDVIGDEAWFGSTFIPTVQARGAEVIKVRGKSSAASAANALIDSVRSFMVESDEWFSLGVLSDGNPYGVAEGLIYSFPCISRGNGEVSVVNTAKLNDDLRTRIKASEEELIQEREMAMGKLAAGKR, encoded by the coding sequence ATGAAACCTGTGATGAATGTTGTGTTGACCGGAGGCGCCGGACAGATCGCCTACAGTGCCGTATTCAGGATAGCGGCGGGTGAAATGCTGGGTAAAGACCAACCGATCAATATCAGGCTGCTGGATATCGAAGACAAAAAGCAGGAAGCTGCGGGTGTCAAGATGGAGTTGGACGATTGCGCTTTCCCTCTTCTGAAAGAAGTAAGCATTCACTCCGACCCGATGAAAGCTTTCGAGGGAGTTGATTTGGCTCTTCTGATCGGCGCCAAGCCGCGCGGCCCAGGAATGGAAAGGAGCGCCCTTCTCGCAGAAAACGGAAAAATCTTTGTGGAGCAAGGCCGGGCTCTCAATCAAGTTGCTCATAAGAATGTGAAGGTGATCGTTGTCGGCAACCCCTGCAACACCAATGCATTGATTGCCATGAGGGAGGCTACACAATTAAATCCCCGCAATTTTTTCGCCATGACCAGACTGGATCAAAACCGCGCAGCTTACCAGATGGCAGCAAAGGCCGGAGTTTCCATTACCGATATCTCAAAGATGATCGTCTGGGGCAACCACTCCTCGACGCAGGTGCCTGATTACTATAACGCCAAAGTGAAGGGCAAACCGGCCGTCGATGTGATAGGGGACGAGGCGTGGTTTGGTTCGACTTTCATCCCCACTGTACAAGCCAGGGGAGCGGAGGTTATCAAGGTTCGGGGTAAATCATCGGCAGCCTCGGCGGCAAACGCGCTTATCGACTCGGTACGTTCATTTATGGTGGAGTCGGATGAGTGGTTTTCACTCGGGGTCTTAAGCGATGGAAACCCCTACGGCGTTGCTGAAGGATTGATATACTCTTTCCCATGCATTTCAAGAGGCAACGGGGAGGTGTCCGTTGTTAACACCGCAAAATTGAACGATGACTTACGAACCAGGATCAAAGCATCCGAAGAGGAGCTTATCCAGGAGAGAGAAATGGCCATGGGAAAATTGGCTGCAGGCAAAAGATAA
- a CDS encoding radical SAM protein, with protein MNDVLKQTIRLIEIFPSVQGETSFSGLTSTFIRLASCNLRCTWCDTTYSFGRGEPSTIENILATVDSLGLRWVCVTGGEPLLQKEAIPLMELLSQKGYVVSLETSGSLPIDAVPKSVKIILDIKCPGSGMESKNLYENLRILKEEDEVKFVIKDRADYDFACAISEKWGLFLRREPVLFSPVWGVLSPEELTWWMVKDKLKARLNLQMHKVIFGAERKGV; from the coding sequence ATGAATGACGTCTTAAAACAAACGATCCGCCTGATCGAAATATTCCCCAGTGTCCAAGGAGAGACCAGTTTCTCCGGATTGACCTCAACTTTTATCCGACTTGCCAGCTGCAACTTACGTTGCACCTGGTGCGACACCACCTATTCTTTCGGTCGAGGAGAGCCCAGCACCATCGAAAACATTCTTGCCACGGTAGATTCTCTTGGTCTTCGCTGGGTGTGCGTTACCGGGGGCGAGCCGCTTCTTCAGAAGGAAGCCATCCCGCTGATGGAACTGCTCTCGCAAAAGGGTTATGTCGTCAGCTTGGAAACTTCAGGATCCCTTCCCATCGATGCTGTTCCAAAAAGTGTTAAGATCATCTTAGATATCAAATGCCCCGGAAGCGGCATGGAGAGTAAGAACCTCTACGAAAACCTGCGGATTCTCAAAGAAGAAGACGAGGTGAAATTCGTGATCAAAGACAGGGCCGATTACGACTTTGCCTGCGCGATCTCCGAAAAATGGGGACTCTTCCTGCGAAGGGAGCCGGTACTTTTCTCTCCCGTGTGGGGAGTGCTCTCGCCAGAGGAGTTGACATGGTGGATGGTTAAAGACAAACTGAAAGCCAGGCTAAACCTGCAAATGCATAAAGTTATCTTCGGTGCCGAAAGAAAGGGAGTCTAG
- the queC gene encoding 7-cyano-7-deazaguanine synthase QueC, which produces MRAIVLLSGGLDSCVSLAYALQKQREVIALSFSYGQKHQIELTHAERIARHYGIRHKIIRFPDNLFTASSLVGDGEIPKGRTQEEISTGGIPSTYVPARNTVFLAHALSLAESEGAQEIYFGCNKQDRNGYPDCRPEFVEAFQHLISKATKVSTESHPPIIVTPLADLDKREIVELGAQLKAPIELSISCYSPNGKGEPCLACDACCLREEAFSAVFGKR; this is translated from the coding sequence ATGCGTGCAATCGTGCTTTTAAGCGGCGGCTTAGACAGCTGCGTCTCCTTGGCATATGCCCTTCAAAAGCAACGCGAGGTGATTGCCCTCTCGTTTTCTTATGGACAGAAGCATCAAATCGAGCTTACCCATGCTGAGAGGATCGCCAGGCACTATGGCATCCGCCACAAAATCATCCGTTTTCCCGACAACCTCTTTACAGCTTCATCGCTTGTAGGCGATGGAGAGATTCCCAAGGGAAGAACCCAAGAGGAAATTTCAACTGGCGGTATTCCAAGCACCTATGTACCCGCCCGCAATACCGTTTTCCTCGCACATGCCCTCAGCCTGGCCGAATCTGAAGGCGCTCAAGAGATCTATTTTGGCTGTAACAAACAAGACAGAAACGGCTATCCCGACTGCCGGCCGGAATTTGTCGAAGCGTTTCAGCATCTGATCAGCAAAGCAACCAAGGTTTCAACCGAAAGCCACCCCCCGATAATCGTAACACCTCTTGCAGACTTAGATAAAAGAGAGATCGTGGAGCTGGGAGCTCAGCTTAAGGCTCCTATAGAGCTCTCAATCAGCTGCTACAGCCCAAACGGGAAGGGTGAGCCCTGCCTTGCATGTGATGCCTGCTGCCTTAGGGAAGAGGCCTTCAGTGCGGTTTTCGGTAAACGATAA
- a CDS encoding DNA-directed RNA polymerase subunit alpha C-terminal domain-containing protein — protein MALLKSLKKQIGQFVQSEEVEPLDPATLQIYPQMEAERSFSAENVKRERKEPQSFEVPVTNAYSHGLEEIYQLEQVDVKSIRKMSSCQPVYQESIPENPTRMLRVSQEMDFGFLPEGRRSIDSFVLDEPVMVLGLSQHVETLFSKMNIVMLRDLMNLDSNTLVHIKGMGQGHIEEVKDKLKKYIDGRPLFGCCMIDYESWVKSLIPSAQRKRAYILLEQFDLSNLISLSPPESVEIRRLSLEQREDWIAEAKELFNTYDRRRFLEGRFSEVIEVFLKPWMVKRFGFSTRLDLLERLERLSVKKGVFHKAHAFFSDVFYTGQSPLEKLMGKKEGDLFFAHDAGFEDFQFVMEAINPYFYKKGVCYPVAQLIDYVEKELSKNWKGFQTGFVKRVIFSCDAFTFSQTPESGLIVYRKPH, from the coding sequence ATGGCTCTTTTAAAAAGCTTGAAAAAGCAAATAGGTCAGTTCGTTCAATCCGAAGAAGTGGAACCTCTCGATCCCGCCACGCTGCAAATCTACCCTCAAATGGAGGCGGAGAGAAGTTTTTCTGCCGAAAACGTAAAACGAGAACGAAAAGAGCCACAGTCTTTCGAAGTTCCTGTGACCAACGCCTATAGTCATGGCCTCGAAGAGATCTATCAACTCGAACAAGTCGACGTTAAATCCATCCGAAAAATGTCCTCTTGCCAACCCGTTTACCAAGAGAGTATTCCGGAGAATCCGACAAGGATGCTTAGAGTCTCACAAGAGATGGATTTCGGTTTTTTGCCCGAAGGCAGACGATCAATCGATTCTTTTGTTCTTGATGAGCCCGTGATGGTGCTGGGCCTTAGCCAACATGTTGAAACTCTTTTCTCCAAGATGAATATCGTGATGCTGCGCGATCTGATGAACTTGGACAGCAACACGCTCGTGCACATCAAAGGCATGGGACAGGGGCATATCGAAGAGGTAAAAGATAAGCTTAAGAAATATATCGACGGACGCCCTCTTTTCGGCTGCTGCATGATCGATTACGAATCCTGGGTCAAATCGCTGATTCCGTCCGCGCAACGAAAGCGGGCCTATATTCTCTTAGAGCAGTTCGATCTCTCCAATCTTATTTCGCTTTCTCCTCCGGAGAGTGTGGAGATACGCCGTCTTTCCCTAGAGCAGAGGGAAGATTGGATTGCCGAGGCTAAAGAGTTATTCAACACCTATGACAGACGGCGGTTCTTGGAGGGGAGGTTCTCTGAGGTCATCGAAGTTTTCTTAAAACCCTGGATGGTGAAGCGCTTTGGATTTTCAACCAGACTGGACCTTCTGGAGAGGCTTGAGCGTTTATCGGTAAAAAAGGGTGTCTTTCACAAAGCACACGCCTTCTTTTCTGACGTATTCTATACGGGACAATCGCCGCTTGAGAAGCTGATGGGGAAAAAAGAGGGAGATCTTTTCTTTGCCCACGACGCGGGATTCGAGGATTTTCAATTCGTCATGGAGGCTATAAATCCCTATTTTTATAAAAAGGGTGTCTGCTATCCGGTTGCGCAGCTTATAGACTATGTGGAAAAAGAACTCTCCAAAAACTGGAAAGGGTTTCAGACAGGCTTTGTCAAAAGAGTCATCTTCTCCTGTGACGCCTTTACTTTCTCTCAAACTCCCGAGTCAGGTCTTATCGTTTACCGAAAACCGCACTGA
- a CDS encoding adenylate kinase: protein MIIILLGPPGSGKGTQAKKVAGELGIPHISTGDLFRENLKQGTDLGKRVKEFLDSGRLVPDAIVVDMLEDRVSKPDCLKGYVLDGFPRSIPQAEALDRLLASTGSYKVINLQVADQTIIERIEGRESCPSCGAVYNKYSSPSKKGALCEKCGTELVQRSDDKKEVVEERLRQYYSQTEPLIGFYEKKGKLVHIDGREDPQIVFKEIMQAISEKK from the coding sequence ATGATTATTATTCTTTTGGGGCCTCCTGGCTCCGGTAAGGGGACGCAGGCTAAGAAGGTCGCAGGCGAGTTGGGGATACCGCATATTTCCACTGGTGATCTGTTCCGGGAAAACCTCAAACAGGGAACCGATCTTGGCAAGAGGGTCAAAGAGTTTTTAGATTCCGGCAGGCTCGTGCCGGATGCCATCGTTGTCGACATGCTGGAAGACAGGGTTTCCAAGCCTGACTGTCTGAAAGGTTATGTTTTGGATGGATTTCCCCGTTCAATCCCTCAGGCGGAAGCGCTCGATAGGCTTCTTGCATCCACTGGAAGCTATAAAGTGATCAACTTGCAAGTGGCCGATCAAACGATTATCGAACGAATAGAGGGGAGAGAGAGCTGCCCTTCATGCGGAGCGGTCTATAACAAATATTCCAGCCCGAGCAAAAAAGGGGCACTTTGTGAAAAGTGCGGTACCGAACTTGTGCAACGTTCCGACGACAAAAAAGAAGTGGTCGAAGAGAGGCTGAGGCAATACTACTCCCAGACAGAACCGCTGATTGGCTTTTACGAAAAGAAAGGCAAGCTTGTCCATATAGATGGTAGAGAAGACCCGCAGATCGTCTTCAAAGAGATTATGCAGGCGATCAGCGAAAAAAAATAA
- a CDS encoding M48 family metalloprotease, producing MTIGAVAMAQCILNVEGARSVFDPAWVQRNHGNLSEDLTFKAQQGLDRVNSILGQILNNEADRIGFSTVVGAGSKGDGLCETVGNRKNAVILFSPHSLEDISGNLSPTKNIYLTAWLDQVSKLPDDAACLKSKIASADEGQVSALMGLYRECAFCLDADEIYFILKHELSHIKQSDNEKRLALRLVAATCALIFLNLYSDSVSPAVFFALAALSLFFPQLCVKKSEYPQELRADACGIRADARAKKGAKSYFKKMAVYELAAERYYQLTGKAFNSGTFAAEKICHTAGIGHPAALERYSAVMSA from the coding sequence ATGACGATAGGTGCGGTGGCAATGGCGCAGTGTATATTGAATGTCGAAGGGGCGCGATCGGTTTTCGACCCGGCTTGGGTCCAGCGCAACCATGGCAATCTCTCGGAAGATTTGACTTTCAAGGCGCAGCAAGGTCTTGATCGAGTCAATAGCATACTTGGGCAAATCCTAAACAATGAAGCCGACCGGATCGGTTTCTCTACAGTAGTCGGTGCAGGTTCTAAAGGGGATGGGCTCTGCGAAACCGTGGGGAATAGAAAGAATGCTGTGATCTTGTTCAGTCCCCATTCTCTTGAAGATATCTCCGGGAATTTGTCTCCAACGAAAAATATTTACTTGACCGCCTGGCTCGATCAGGTGAGTAAACTGCCTGATGACGCAGCCTGTCTGAAGTCCAAGATAGCTTCAGCTGATGAGGGACAAGTCAGCGCCCTGATGGGTTTATACCGTGAGTGCGCTTTCTGCCTTGATGCCGATGAAATTTATTTCATCTTAAAGCACGAACTATCCCATATAAAACAGAGCGATAATGAAAAGCGGCTTGCGCTTCGGCTTGTTGCTGCAACCTGCGCTCTGATCTTTTTGAATCTCTATTCCGATTCAGTAAGTCCAGCCGTCTTTTTTGCGCTAGCGGCTTTGTCCCTATTTTTTCCGCAGCTGTGCGTCAAGAAGAGCGAATACCCGCAGGAGCTCCGCGCGGATGCATGCGGTATCAGAGCCGATGCCCGGGCGAAAAAGGGGGCTAAATCGTATTTTAAAAAGATGGCGGTCTATGAGCTTGCAGCGGAACGGTATTACCAGCTTACCGGTAAGGCGTTCAATTCCGGGACGTTTGCTGCGGAGAAGATATGCCATACAGCGGGGATTGGTCATCCCGCCGCACTTGAGCGCTATAGCGCAGTGATGTCTGCTTAA